The sequence below is a genomic window from Lolium perenne isolate Kyuss_39 chromosome 7, Kyuss_2.0, whole genome shotgun sequence.
GCGGGCGGGCCCCACGACACCACATCCTTCCAGAAACATCCACACCACTCTGCACTCCATTGTCTCTCCACTGCCGTCACTCTGCGCCACCCACCATCCCACTCGTGACTCGTGCAACACAacacgccgcgccgcgccgcccgggaTCCCATCGCCAAATCTCCGTCTCCATCCCTCCCGAACCCATCGCCGTCCATGGCGTCCTCGCCCTCCGCCGCCGTCCACTGCGCGAGAAGTACCCTGTCGCCGCCCTCCTCCCACCCGCGCCGCGCGCCGGCACCCGCTTCACTCGTCGTGGCGCCGCGGCGGCTGCGGAGGggcgcggcggtggtggcggcggcgctcggggacatGCGCCCGGCGATCGACGAGAACCCGGAGGGCGTGCTGTCGGGCGAGTGGCCCGACAACTTCTCCCTCGTCAGCTACGAGGACCTCCGCAAGTACCTCGAGTCCCAGATCGTCTCCACCGACAAGGTTGCCTTCCCTTCCCTTTCTTGCTCACGACCTCTTTCCTCCTAGCTCGCCTTCCCGGTCCGGCTCTTGTGTTCCTCGAATCTGATGGTTGAATTGCTCTGCCTTGGCAGATGAGCCCGACGGCGAAGCTCAGCGAGGTCATGTCGCGCCCGGTGGAGGTGGCCATGGCGGACCAGAAGCTGGCCGAGATCGACGCGCTCTTCGCCACGCAGTCCGGATTGCCCGTGCTCGACGGCGAGGGCAGGTGCATCGGGGTCGTC
It includes:
- the LOC127313069 gene encoding uncharacterized protein; this encodes MASSPSAAVHCARSTLSPPSSHPRRAPAPASLVVAPRRLRRGAAVVAAALGDMRPAIDENPEGVLSGEWPDNFSLVSYEDLRKYLESQIVSTDKMSPTAKLSEVMSRPVEVAMADQKLAEIDALFATQSGLPVLDGEGRCIGVVSKKDKAKASNGLDSTVAEVMSSPAITLTLDKTVLEAAALMLKHKVHRIPVVNEQLQVIGIVTRTDVFQALEEANKA